From Flavobacterium alkalisoli, the proteins below share one genomic window:
- a CDS encoding pyridoxal-dependent decarboxylase, translating into MKYWKKFSHDERLKYIKKALQGNVNFSEDPSLGYPASRLDEKVFNDEATFLKDSPILQSFVANPNHIGCHTFGSSEKAFKGTQDVERKVLNIVAVDIFKAQPDSFDGYIAPGGTEANIQAIWVYRNYFINNYNALPEEIVILASEDTHYSIPKGSNLLIVDYVKVPVNFEDRSIHKEGLKTIVEKAVTNGKKYFIIVANMGTTMFGSVDDVSIYTDIMQQHKLTYKLHIDAAYGGFIYPFSNKDNEISFLNPNISSITIDAHKMLQAPYGTGIFICRKGFIENVLTKEAEYVEGMDLTLCGSRSGANAVAVWTILSAYGPHAWFEKISILQMRTVWLCNQLDELGISYYRNPHMNIVTIKAEGIPDEIAHKFDLVPQKHDESNQWYKIIVMGHVEIEDLSQFTDTLKTLQNTVLN; encoded by the coding sequence ATGAAATACTGGAAAAAATTCTCCCATGACGAACGTCTGAAATATATTAAGAAAGCATTACAGGGTAATGTTAATTTTTCCGAAGATCCTTCTCTGGGCTATCCTGCCTCAAGACTTGATGAAAAAGTTTTTAATGATGAGGCTACTTTTTTAAAAGACTCCCCTATTTTGCAATCCTTTGTTGCAAACCCTAATCATATTGGCTGCCACACCTTCGGTTCTTCAGAAAAAGCTTTTAAAGGCACGCAGGATGTAGAACGTAAAGTACTTAACATCGTGGCTGTAGATATTTTTAAAGCACAGCCTGATTCTTTTGATGGCTATATCGCTCCGGGAGGAACAGAGGCTAATATACAGGCGATATGGGTATATAGAAACTACTTTATAAACAACTATAATGCATTACCCGAAGAAATTGTAATTCTGGCTTCGGAAGATACACATTATTCAATTCCTAAAGGTTCTAATCTTTTAATAGTTGATTATGTGAAAGTTCCTGTAAATTTTGAGGATAGGTCAATACATAAAGAAGGACTAAAGACAATCGTTGAGAAGGCTGTTACCAATGGTAAGAAATACTTTATTATAGTAGCAAATATGGGTACCACCATGTTTGGATCAGTAGATGATGTAAGTATATATACCGATATAATGCAACAACACAAACTGACATATAAATTACATATTGATGCCGCTTATGGAGGCTTTATCTATCCTTTTAGTAATAAAGATAATGAAATAAGTTTTCTTAACCCTAATATCAGTTCCATAACTATTGATGCCCATAAAATGTTGCAGGCTCCTTATGGAACAGGAATTTTTATATGCAGGAAAGGATTTATTGAAAATGTACTGACTAAAGAAGCCGAGTATGTAGAAGGTATGGATCTCACATTATGCGGAAGCCGTTCAGGAGCTAATGCTGTAGCCGTATGGACAATACTTTCGGCTTATGGACCGCATGCGTGGTTTGAAAAAATAAGCATCCTTCAAATGAGAACCGTCTGGCTTTGTAATCAGCTTGATGAGTTAGGGATTAGTTATTACAGAAATCCCCATATGAATATCGTTACCATTAAAGCCGAAGGTATTCCTGACGAAATAGCTCATAAATTTGATTTGGTTCCTCAAAAACATGATGAATCCAACCAATGGTATAAAATCATTGTTATGGGACATGTGGAAATTGAAGATCTTTCTCAGTTTACAGATACCTTAAAAACATTACAAAATACTGTTCTTAACTAA
- a CDS encoding MBL fold metallo-hydrolase, with product MKIEQIYTGCLAQGAYYIESNGEAAIIDPLREVQPYIDRATNNNAKIKYVLETHFHADFVSGHLDLAKKTGATIVFGPTARPGFEAHVAHDGEILQLGDVSIKVIHTPGHTMESSCFLLIDSDGKETALFTGDTLFIGDVGRPDLAQKVIADLTQEKLAAHLYNSLHDKIIPLADDIIVYPAHGAGSACGKNMSKETTDTLGNQKKTNYALQPMSKEEFTDKVLDGLMPPPAYFPENVLMNIKGYESIDSVLNKGLHSFSPEGFETAASETEALILDTRDPQIFAKGFIPGSINIGIDGNFAPWAGALIPTIKHPILIIAEPGREEEVVTRLARVGYDNTIGYLEGGFETWKKTGKSQDSITSITADELWERLQVNPELNILDVRKASEHFSEHIIQSENIALDYINQNLAKVDKNKTYYVHCAGGYRSMIFISILKARGYNNLIDIQGGFKAIKDSGKFKISDYVCPTTML from the coding sequence ATGAAAATAGAACAAATTTACACCGGATGTTTAGCTCAGGGAGCTTATTATATTGAAAGTAATGGAGAAGCGGCAATAATTGACCCGTTACGTGAAGTACAGCCTTATATTGACAGAGCAACTAACAATAATGCTAAAATAAAATATGTACTTGAAACTCATTTTCATGCTGATTTTGTGAGCGGCCACTTAGATCTTGCTAAAAAGACCGGAGCTACAATAGTATTTGGCCCTACTGCAAGACCCGGTTTTGAAGCTCATGTTGCCCATGATGGAGAAATTTTACAGCTTGGTGATGTGTCAATTAAGGTTATTCACACGCCTGGACACACAATGGAAAGCAGTTGTTTCCTTCTAATTGATTCTGATGGAAAAGAAACAGCTTTATTTACAGGAGACACACTATTTATAGGTGATGTAGGACGCCCCGACCTTGCGCAAAAGGTAATTGCAGATTTAACTCAGGAAAAACTTGCTGCACATTTATACAATTCCTTACATGATAAGATTATTCCGTTAGCTGATGATATAATTGTTTACCCCGCACACGGTGCAGGTTCTGCCTGTGGCAAAAACATGAGTAAAGAAACTACTGACACGTTAGGTAATCAAAAGAAAACAAATTATGCGTTACAACCCATGAGTAAAGAAGAGTTTACAGATAAAGTGTTAGACGGACTAATGCCTCCTCCCGCCTACTTTCCTGAAAATGTACTTATGAATATTAAGGGGTATGAAAGTATTGACAGTGTTTTAAATAAAGGGCTTCATTCCTTTAGCCCTGAAGGCTTTGAAACTGCGGCAAGCGAAACAGAAGCCCTTATCTTAGATACAAGGGATCCTCAAATTTTTGCCAAAGGATTTATTCCCGGCAGTATAAATATCGGTATAGATGGTAACTTCGCCCCATGGGCAGGAGCATTAATACCAACCATTAAGCACCCTATACTTATTATAGCCGAACCGGGACGTGAAGAAGAGGTTGTTACACGTTTGGCAAGAGTAGGTTATGATAATACTATAGGTTATCTTGAAGGAGGATTTGAAACATGGAAAAAAACCGGAAAATCACAGGATAGTATTACCTCAATTACAGCTGATGAACTTTGGGAAAGGTTACAGGTTAATCCCGAATTAAATATTCTTGATGTTAGGAAAGCCAGCGAACATTTCTCTGAACATATTATTCAATCAGAAAACATTGCACTCGATTATATAAATCAAAACTTAGCTAAGGTTGATAAAAATAAAACGTATTATGTACACTGTGCAGGCGGATATCGTTCAATGATTTTTATTTCGATATTAAAGGCTAGAGGCTATAATAATCTGATTGATATACAGGGAGGCTTTAAGGCTATTAAAGATTCCGGTAAATTTAAAATCAGTGACTACGTTTGCCCAACAACAATGCTGTAG